Within Montipora foliosa isolate CH-2021 chromosome 3, ASM3666993v2, whole genome shotgun sequence, the genomic segment ttcgtcagagcaaatcgtttcgagcgttagcccttggatccgctctgacgaagggctaacgctcgaaacgtcagcctttagaatctctgtacggtggccaatttacattgtcaactctgttgataaaaccaaattttcgttaCTGTAAAGGGCTGGCTTcgcggtacgcggaaaaaatgaattcaagttggcaaagtatcttaagtagctggctacTCGGTACGCGTACGCGGAAAAAATGAATTCAAGATGGCAAAGTATCTTAAGTTTATAAAGTCTATAAAGTTTATTAATACACTTGaatggcaaatttgaatttgaaaactctagtttacaaaaagttaatttaactactatttacaataaaattattcaaATGAGTAAAAACTACATACAATAAAATATCTCTTTACAATCAATTATGCGTTGTGTTCGTTAATTATAACTTGTTGTCACTTACTAAGTGGATGCATCCCAAGATTTCACTGCATAGGGAATAAAACTATCCTGAAATCGTTTGGTGCGGCACTTGACAACAGGAAATGTTCTTGGGTTTCTTAATGAATATGGACGCTCAACTAGGGAAGGCAGGACGTCGTGAAACTTATGTTGTCGAGCCACGGACTTGTAAAACCGGCAGCACAGTTCAACTCTTCTCTCGTGAAGGGTTGGAAGACCTAATTCCGAGAGTCTCTCATTATAGGACAGAGAAGGTAACATGATCTTGGTTGCACGGCGCTGGATTTGTTCGAGGTCGTCGTGTAGCGAGGACGTTAGTGACGAATGCCACACGGGGCACGCATATTCAATGACGGGCCGCACGAAGCACACGTAGACAGATCGTAAGTCCTTGGCAGAAACACCACTTCGTTTTAGTGTCCTTAAAGCGTACAACCGCTTACTAGCCTTCGAGCAAACTGAATCGACGTGAAGATCCCACTTAAGATCGCGCTTGATATGGACTCCAAGTAGCTTGACTGATTGGACAGACTCAAGTTGTTGATTGTTAACAACAAGGGGGTCGAGGGAGACTTGACTTTTTGCAAAGCAGATAGTGAACTCCTTGGTCTTCTTTGTGTTGAGTCGCATGTTGTTGGTAACTGTCCATTGGTTTATTTGATCCACCTCTTTCTGCAGAGTAGACGTAGCACATGCGGGAGTGACAACCTCGAAGATGGTGCAATCGTCGATATACTTATAAATAGGAAGGGAGGTAGACAAGTTGTTAATCATGACCAGGAAAAACAGGGGGCCAAGCTTGGTCCCCTGTGGTACCCCGGCATTGATGGACTTCCAGCTGGATTTCACTTGACCAAGCTTGACACGCTGGAACCGGTCTTGAAGGAAGCTAGCACACCAGTTCAATAAGATAGGCGGAACATTTAGTAGGGCAAGCTTGTGAATCAAGATGTTGTGATCGATTCGATCGAATGCTTTAGAAAAGTCGATAAGGCAAGATCTAATAACCGCCTTAGGGGTCTCAGCCGCTTGCAACCACTCGTGAATAAGACACATTAAAGTGTGGGAGGTGGACGAATCGCTGATCCCGCCAAACTGATGGGGGTCGATATGAGGCATCACGATAGGGCAGAGCCATGAGCGAAAACGTAGCTGGCTACGCCGTACGCAGAAAGAAATAAATACAACATGGCTAGGTATGTTAACTACCTGACTACGCGGTACGCGTACGCAATGTTAAAAGCGTGCTTAgccctaatcactgaaacgaacgcttaggcttaatcagcaaacgagtgctattttcttcacacaatctcgtgaaaagtgtagtttaccaaaccgtaaattgaaagggaaattaaaattttaaagattgcttagacctaattataatcactgcaacgagcgctattttcttgacacgatctcctgaaaaatgtagttaatctaaccgttaCGGTAAAATTCACAACTGATCACTACTTAaatcgcgagtcacgctttaagaacgagaaatactgttttgaatatattacatacttcaacttgaatttattagtttctgcgtaccgcgtacccagctacgcagaactttattcgagtggcagggtattctgcagttaagccaaaAACGACCTGATACCCTCCAACATACCATCTAATATCACTTAATTCGAACGATCTCGAAGCATTCCTCTTGTTCTTCCTCTTGAGCTCATTCCCGTCGATACGCGGTTGCTTTTACCTCATGCAATAGCCACGAGTCTAAATCTTCATGATCACAGGTAATATCTCAGAATGTTTTTCCAAGTCAAACGAACTCCGAAGTCGATAAATTATGATCAACAAAAGACGAAGCTTCTCTTTCAgacatgttttccattgtttactcaaGCAGCAGCGAGCTTTTTGTTGAGTAGTGACGTCATCAGTCCTCGCTCCAGGCTTTCTcgaatctagcacttcacattacactctattcagttttCTCGAATAAGTGTGCTGGCGACATACCAAAAATGGCGGACGCTGTGAAAAACAAGTACTTCgacgtaataacattgaaatgatggtgaaagtaagttaaattaATAATATGAAAAGTGTATACAACATTTTGGCGGCGTTTCTTCGAGGatttcgtcagagtacccctttaagaTTTAAGACCCCTTAAGACCCTTTACCCCTTTAAGACCccttttaagatattttaaagatattttaaagaaattttaagatattcggctggtttggccagccgaaatatagtacaccactaaaatcaaatctacgttgtatcggctcttgcttaaaatatttagtttctcgaCTTGTAATTAGGCCGAATGGATCaaatcaagccactgatccaacgtacaccgacaggaaaattgtccacggttgcttgcttcaaaactctggccttttaagatcaccgatcgtttcacatgtacctccggaaatgtcatttattgcataacctgtacgttatgcaataaattatacattggcgagatgggtagacgactaggtgaccgattccgcgaacaccttcgcgatgttgagaagaatgacaaggatgcatctaagccagtcgctcgtcattttaatttccctaaccactccaaaaaacacatggctatctagggcgtttccctacatctagatacgacggaaagccgcactgaagaatctggaacaaattaaaagttcatcttccaaatcggcacccttaatcctcacggtattaacgaaggcttttcatttaactaatatattcctatttttcacgttgccatgttaccaccaatagcgtagctcctactctactataaaaactacacgtaacccataattcctcgattcgctctgacgaagggctaacgctcgaaacgtcagcttttagaatctctctacggtggccaatttacattatcaacttcgttgataaaaccaaatttttgtataccccTTTAAGAGACATAATCAGTGACGCCAGATGTCACGTATTGCtacaaaatccaaaaaattcaaactgtctttttttttcaaacagaaAGCATGCGACCATACAGGCGTAAAACAGACCAgcagaattaaaaaattaaccGGGGATACAAACCTCAGTGCGTTTGTTTCCCAACAATTTGAAAGGGCTAAATCTACACCTAGGGATAAGTTGCTTCTCCCTCAAGCCAAGACTGACTAAGAGAATATTTCCTTTGGTTATATAGATTTCAATCCTCGTTTACCCAACTCATTGGTAGAATTCTTAATCATCACAAACATCTTATTTATAATTCTCCTTCGTTAGCCAAAATATCTCCCAAGGGTTCCATAATTCCATCTTTCGCAGAACcaaaaacatcaaagaaattCTAGCAAGCAGACGCAATTCCCATGTTTACACCAAGGATGAAGAGCGGGACGGTCACAAATGTAATGCTAAATGCGgcctttgtcataattgttTATTAGAATCTGATTGTTTTACCAGTACTATGTCCTGGTCCAATAGAACTTACCCTATCAGACTGTCTCTTAGTTGTAAATCCAAAAACGTTATTTACTTGAATTGGTTacatgcaggaaatgtagttTGCAATATATATGCGGGTTCTACTAGCAACTAATTGAAGGTTAGATTCCGTAACCATAAATCTGCTATGACCACCAAAAAAAGGACATGCGAAAGTTGCCATCCATTTTAATAAAGAAGATCACGTTTTGTCAGATTTTGAATTTCTCATTATAGAACAAATTTGCAATTCCAGCGTTATCAACAATAATAGCCTTGATGGACGCCTACTAACTAGGGAAGCTTTTTGGTGCGTCCAACTCTGCACCCTTTTAATTTTAGCTGCCTGTTATGTCTTTTTATTTAATAGTCTATTTTTAACATGTATTTTACCTTTAGCTTTGTTTTACGATAATTATCTATCACATgtatttacataattttttccATTGTTTGTTACATATGAAAGTCCAGACTAGTTTTACGtatttttattccaagtattCATTATCTTGTACATTATTGCTCAAGAAGCCCGAACAAGCGAAACGTACAATAAAGGACTCTCAATTATACGAAAAAAGTTCGCTCCATCTTCTGTTTATGCAAGTTACGATTCTTTAAGAGGAAGCGTTGCGTCTCCGGCCGGATCCTTTTCTCAAGTGGCATCATTGTTGGCTATCCAACAGCGTTcacacacacaaacacaccTTTAACCTGATGAAGGAAAGGATTCAAAGTTTTTAACTTTAGTTTTTTGTGAAGTCACGTAAAAAGCCAGATTTGAATCAGGAAGCATTCATGCATCACATAGCAAGAGGCGGTGTGTGACGTATGTcaaatacactcttttttttttataagaaccttttttataagaacgttgaggctgagattgacccaaattttaagaacgtattaagaacattcctcaggctgagagtagattaagaatgtttttatttttctcactgtACATTAAACGacaggcaaaaaaataaatgtacaaaaatgtaaattgacccaAATACTAAAGGGCTTGTTTTGTGTAACAgtaacaatggttttcttattgcataagCAGTTCTTCTTATAATGTTCCAAAAAAGTTTCAACGCCatcaagtctttttttaaaaacctaGTATCAGTAGTTCCTATACCaggtaaatttaagaacatctttaagaacgtttcagcctcaaatcgccaaaaaatataagaacgttcagcctcggcatcaaaattagacgttcttataaaaaaaaaagagtgtacgcTGAACAGTCGTCACGTTGCTGAGCATCGGCTTGACAGACACAAACAAGGAAGCGAAGTATCGTGAACATTTGTAAATTCCGTATCAAAACGAAAATGTCTGCCCGAGAAAACTGGCAAACAAAGAGCCCCACAGTCCGAGAAAGAACCATGTTTATGCTGAACAACCATCTTTTCAGCGATGTGAAGTTTCTGGTTCGTAAATCTGACAATGATGACGAAAGTGAGAGCAAGCAAGTTATTCCAGCTCACAAGTTTGTGCTGTCGATTGGTAGTCCTGTGTTTGAAGCTATGTTGTGAATTTAAGCGGAAGCAATGTTATGGAGGTCTTTTATTTGGCGGAGAAATACATGGTGCCTTCACTAGTTGATAAATGCAGCGAATATGTGCAAAATAATTTACAGCCATCAAATGTCCTCAGCATCCTTCCATTGGCTGAAAAGTACGACGACAAAGCCTTGGTAGATCGATGTTGGAAAGTGATCGACATGCAGTCGGAAGCAGTTGTGACGTCGGATGGATTTGCGACAATTCAACGCTCCTTGCTTGAGAAAATCATCTCAAGAGACACTCTTACCGTGACAGAGATCGACCTGTTTAAAGCTGTTCACTTGTGGGCGACAAAGCAATGCAAAAAGCAATGCTTAGAAGCAAATGGTGAAGCAAAAAGAAGGATTCTTGGGGAAGCAGTAGTTAAAAAAATCCGCTTTCCATTGATGAAAGAACAAGAATTCGCAGCCGTTGTCCTTCATGCAAAAATCCTAACTCCAGACGAAGTAATCAACCTCTTTAAGTTCTTCAATTCAGCATTGGTGGCCACTCGAGTGGGATTTCCAGAGACAAAGCGGTCAGGTTTATCCCCTGTGTTTCACACTTGTGATAGATTTAACAAGGTAGAGAGAAGGCAGGGTTGGAATTACGGATCAGGGGCAAAAGACTGTCTTATTTTTCGCGTGAATAACAACATCAAGTTACATGGAATGTGTTTATTTGGCAGTATGAACAACGACTATTATGTTAAATTAGTGATCAAGGATCTTCACACCCATTTCACTGTTAAAACGAAGACAGATAGCTTTAGGTCACAGGAAATGGAATGCAAAGTTGGTATTTACTTTGGGTTTGAAATTGTTTTCGACACCCCACTTGATGTGAAGAAAAACACTGATTATCAAATCGAAGCAGAAATGTCTGGGCCTTCTTCTGGCAATGGAGAGAACGGCCTTTCTGTGCTTGACGTGTCTGGCGTGCAGTTTACATTTAAGGAAAATGCAGAGTACGATAATGGAACATGTCCTTCCCGTGGGCAATTTCCCCGAtttgtgttttctttgtaaagatttttttaaattggttGTTCCGCTACATCTGACAGTCATAAAACAGGGTTTTCAAACTATCAATCATTAGCAAAAATGTACACAATTGCCACAAGTCTGACCCTAACGTAATACATGAAATTCGCAGACTTGTGACACATTGTGACGTGTATAGTAAGTACCATGAATCACATTCTTCATTATATTATTCAACCTGCATGTGGAAACCGACAACTTGCTCTTAAAAAGCCTATGAGAGGGCTAGGTGGGTTAAATAATGCAAGTACTAAcacttaatttttaaaaacgtcGTTCAAAAATGATGAAGTTAAGGTATTTTGGTATGTATGTCCAGATGAGGAAGTCATCGGTTTGTTAAGCAACCAGGCACCCTTAATGGCGGAACAGACTGAAAATTGCTTTTTCTGAGTAGCTGAAGGTCACCTCAAATCCAGAAATCTTAGACTATGTAGAACGTTGTCACATAAACTTTACAGATGATCCTTCTGAGGATAGCTTCTCTCGGGGGAAGCATTTTTAATGTTCATCAGCAGTTTGGTATGTCTAAGGACGTTTTTCAAGCGAGAGGAACTTGGTGTGGTCCGCGATCGCTGCATCGTATCAAGAAATGACCTGTTGTTCCTGATCAAATTCCATATCACACCTATGCACAATACCCTATTGTTTGGAGCCGGCGCGGCAACGGAATTTTGTCAGAAGTTGACGAAGTCGATTCCTTGCCATCCGAAGAATATCGGCGAGTCAGGGAAGCTGTTTCAGGGTAGAGGGGAGGGCAAAATTGCGTGTCAGCATGATATGGTAGAGACGGGTACGAGTACAGGGAAGGGCTTTTGCATCTTTTCGAGCATGTGCAGTGAAACGAAAAGTGAAATTACTTGCTCGTACATGTGAATCTCACACTATGTAAGGAGCCTGGACTTTATTTAGCTGACTTGTAACGGAATTCTGCTGAATTCTCGGATTGTAAGTCTTTTCCAAAGACGCCTTATTTTAGCCTTGTAAACCTTGGTTAGAACAACGTTGTTTTTATACGCAAAGTTTTGATGAAGGTGTCAAGTTAAGATTTCAAAATTCATGCTTGGATTTTTATACGCCATCTTGTTTCTCCGGTCAACTAAAATGAATCATCTCGGGATTAAACTTATCCCACGGCATTCGCTGTCTTGACCGTCCCTCCCTTACTATCCAATGACCCGGCTCAAACAAAATGTAACCCCAACCCCCTCCCCCGAGTGGAGTTTGACATCAGTATCCTCTCTCCGAATATTCAAATTTCCCGCTGATGTGGCAATCGGCGATTTTGAATTTCCCTCGTGAATTAATGAGTCTTTATTTAGGGGCTAAGGCTATTGTTTCAAAACGTCCTTTTAAGGCAATATTTGCAACACCAAACAAAAGCTATTGTCTTTGAATTTGATCCGCTTTTCTAGGGGAATCCTTGGCGCCTATTTTAACAAATTGGGTGGATGGTTCGCTGAgatctattttttattttgagaaCTGCAATGCAGCTCTTCGCTTCGGCACTTTAATTTGGATGCAGTCAACGCAGTCCTCATTTTGCTTACCCCGTGGGGAGCTTATTTGGCCCTCTTagttttttaaacttgtctATTATGCTTGTCCCGTTGCCTTAGAGCACAGGAAATTCCTTACTTGAAGTTTCTTAGAATGAGCAGCTCTATGAATTTAAGTCCTTACCCATGAGTTTGACTTCTGTGTTCCCGGGGATTTTCACGAAGGTTATGAAACATTCCCTGGTGGTCCTTAGGCGTAAGGGACTTTATGTGAGTATGTTTCTCTGGTACTTTTTTTCTATATTTGCAGGGAAAGGATGTTCTTGGTTGCTTTCACGCTATGTGAGAGTCAGTccaattatcattaaaactgtTTTGACCCCCACAAAGGGAATCACTTTTTTGGTTCTCACTCTAGATTCTGACTTGATGAGGGATGTAACTATccgataaaagaaaggaaaactgAAATTCTTGTGTTCAGAAGCTCTCAGTATGAAGGAATTTACTATTCACTTCGTTGTTCAGGTTATCGGAAAGGTATTGTCTTCACTACCaggagttcaatttggaaattaTGTTACCGTTATTTAAGACGAGATAAACTTCAAGCCTTGGCCCATAATACAAAGGGTTATGATGCCCTTGTGTCTTTATTTTGCTTAGCTAGGGCACTGAGCTACAAATGTAAGCTGAACAATGTCTACCAGGCGTTTCGTTACACTGGTCATCCACTGGTGGTTTATATGTTTCAAACTGATGCGAGTGCTAGTGGCCGGGGCATTACCTGTGCAACTAACGTTTCTTTCAGTCATGGGAGCAGGAATCGCTGCACAGTAATCCTATTTCCCAAATGTTTGGTTAAGGTGGAGGCATCCTAGTGGTGCCAGCATGCGCCACTCAGGCTTAGTATATTTGAGTACTACAAATGATGGGTCAGCGTCCTTTGGTCTGGACTCCAGGCAGCCAGCCGCTGCTCCGCCCGTCCGCCAATAGCACGCGCAGAGTGCAAAATCAGCTCAAGCTGATTGCACGGCTCATTATCTGGGTACTCTATGAAAAGTGATGCTTTTCTGAATACGTTACCCTGGTGTCTTTCTACTCAGACACAGTACAgcgtttatcttttttttaaaatgggcTGTATTCTGTCAGAGTCAGAGGGAGTGCCCTGCACTCTCCCCGGATCGATCTAGCACTTGTTTTAGAGTTCTTATATGGGGATGATATCGCTGACGTCACCTATTGcaattaatgtgccaaccagaacctcactggttgtcgaaacaaaaggtcttttgttcctgcggttggcacatttgaataacaagagcaatgtttgtaaacaaaactTCCCTATACCGAGTTTCCATCTATGTCGTTCGGCACTGATCACTGCTAGATCAGCTTTGTCTCGTATGATTAGCGCTGAGAATACCTTAATTGGCCAACATCCAGTTGTTCATCGTTTTTTTGAAAGGTGCCTTTGGGAGTAAGCCACCCTTAAATAGGCATTATGGTATTTGGGATATGCAGCAAAGGCTGCAATTTGAGAGACTCGCACTGGCCTTGAAGGAACTCCCGTTAATACTAGCCTTGttattagcgttacaacaataCTTTCCTACGACCTAATGTAAGCGATAGTTACCAGGAAAAGTCTCAAGATGAGTGTGTGTTTGTTTCTTGGTAGTCATATCAGCAATGCGTTTCAAACTTTGTTCATGGATTGTTTAGAAGTAATTGGTAGTCTAGACGTAAGTTGTAGAATAAAATGAGTATATTAAGACATTGTAATCTTGGtgtttggttggtgttttgggCTCCTCATAGAGTCCTCACACGCTTTGAAGACTTCATATCAGTACCGGAGGTTACAGTTTATGAGATAGAATTGGAAACATAAAccagacttacctgtaagttgaagtttgacttGAATTCTATCTCATAAAGATTAGTAACCGAAGGCATCTGACATGCTCACCTCTCCCTCCCTGCGCAGATTCCCATAGAAACACTGCTATTTCAGACACGTTTgactacccgtcaagatggcttccaaaaccgtgaCAAGGCCTGAACCGAATGAAGCAAGCAGCTCTCTAACCTTCCCGGCGTTAGAAGAGTGTTAACATTCGGTAAACATAGTTAGATCTAGGCAGCCACGAGTTTAAAAGCACCGATAACACCAGTATTAGCACTTGTTTGTttttactacatgtatttcatccCGACTTTGC encodes:
- the LOC137995495 gene encoding BTB/POZ domain-containing protein 6-like translates to MEVFYLAEKYMVPSLVDKCSEYVQNNLQPSNVLSILPLAEKYDDKALVDRCWKVIDMQSEAVVTSDGFATIQRSLLEKIISRDTLTVTEIDLFKAVHLWATKQCKKQCLEANGEAKRRILGEAVVKKIRFPLMKEQEFAAVVLHAKILTPDEVINLFKFFNSALVATRVGFPETKRSGLSPVFHTCDRFNKVERRQGWNYGSGAKDCLIFRVNNNIKLHGMCLFGSMNNDYYVKLVIKDLHTHFTVKTKTDSFRSQEMECKVGIYFGFEIVFDTPLDVKKNTDYQIEAEMSGPSSGNGENGLSVLDVSGVQFTFKENAEYDNGTCPSRGQFPRFVFSL